A single Ignavibacteriales bacterium DNA region contains:
- a CDS encoding DUF302 domain-containing protein: protein MSATYGFTKHVKLGFNEAIEKVTEELKKEGFGVLTEIDVTATLKKKLDVDFKPYRILGACNPPFAHKALQAEEQIGLMLPCNVIVYQNTPEETIVSAVDPIASMAAVHNESLHPIAGEVRSKLQRVIDAL, encoded by the coding sequence ATGTCAGCGACCTATGGCTTCACAAAACATGTAAAACTTGGCTTTAACGAAGCAATTGAAAAAGTAACGGAAGAACTGAAAAAAGAGGGATTCGGTGTTCTGACCGAAATAGACGTAACGGCTACCCTGAAGAAGAAACTGGATGTGGATTTTAAGCCATACAGGATACTTGGCGCATGCAATCCGCCGTTTGCCCACAAAGCGCTTCAGGCTGAAGAGCAGATCGGGCTGATGCTCCCATGTAACGTAATCGTGTATCAAAACACTCCGGAAGAAACAATCGTGAGTGCGGTGGATCCAATTGCCTCAATGGCAGCAGTTCATAATGAATCACTGCATCCTATAGCCGGTGAAGTCCGTTCAAAACTGCAGAGGGTGATTGATGCTCTCTAA
- a CDS encoding glycoside hydrolase family 97 protein: MRLFTLLFLILLCYELSAVTVTSPGGKTAVTFTLSSKGEPQYAVSFKNRPVILQSKMGIIAADGLNFSEGFVLENADSTTFGETWEPVLGEVRQIRNHYKELKITLRQAGEKKRVMILVFRIYDEGVGFRYEFPEQEHLKYFTVKEELTEFRLAGDHNAFWIPGDYDTNEYEYSETRISRINALRGRNSSEISTRSIIGDNGVQTPLMMKSDDGLYINIFEAALVNYPAMHLTADREKYILTSHLVPDAVGNMAYLQAPAKTPWRTIIVSDQAGEILSSKMILNLNEPSVIKQTDWIKPVKYVGIWWEMHVGTASWNYSDVNNVKIDGTDWKSLKPNGRHGATTERTKIYIDFAAKHGFDAVLVEGWNVGWEDWFGNWKENVFDFVTPYPDFDVEEVQRYAASKGVKMIMHHETSASATNYERRMDEAFRFMKKHGYDAVKTGYVGRIIPRGEYHDGQWMVNHYIHTAKKAAEYGIMVNAHESVRPTGLHRTYPNWIANEAARGNEFNAWSSGNPPSHETILPFTRLMGGPMDYTPGIFETKMSFYFPEKKEQVHTTLVKQLALYVTMYSPLQMAADFPENYERYPDAFQFIKDVPADWDDTKILNAEPGDYITIARKEKGSNAWYLGAITDENSRTMNLPLDFLDRDVIYTAVIYADGKDAHWDANPKSYTITKKKVKSGEQLELRLAPGGGAAVQFLSGE, encoded by the coding sequence ATGCGCCTTTTTACTTTACTTTTTCTTATCCTTTTATGCTATGAACTCTCCGCTGTGACAGTAACATCCCCCGGCGGTAAAACCGCTGTAACGTTTACCCTTAGCAGCAAAGGGGAACCGCAGTATGCTGTCAGTTTTAAGAACAGGCCGGTTATTCTGCAGTCAAAAATGGGAATTATTGCAGCCGATGGTCTGAACTTTTCGGAAGGATTTGTTCTGGAAAACGCGGACAGCACAACGTTTGGTGAAACCTGGGAACCGGTCCTGGGCGAGGTTAGGCAGATCAGGAACCACTATAAGGAGCTGAAAATTACGCTCCGCCAGGCAGGAGAAAAAAAACGGGTGATGATTCTGGTCTTCCGTATATACGATGAGGGAGTCGGGTTCAGGTATGAGTTCCCGGAGCAGGAACATCTGAAATATTTCACGGTGAAGGAGGAACTCACGGAGTTCCGCCTGGCCGGAGACCATAACGCGTTCTGGATTCCGGGAGATTATGATACCAACGAATATGAATATTCTGAAACAAGAATCAGCAGGATTAACGCGCTCAGGGGAAGAAACTCATCTGAAATTTCAACACGCTCCATCATTGGTGATAACGGAGTGCAGACGCCCCTCATGATGAAAAGTGACGACGGTTTATATATTAACATTTTTGAAGCGGCGCTGGTTAATTATCCTGCCATGCACCTGACCGCTGACCGGGAAAAATATATTTTAACCTCTCATCTGGTGCCGGATGCGGTGGGGAATATGGCGTATCTGCAGGCACCCGCAAAAACCCCCTGGCGCACGATTATTGTAAGTGACCAGGCCGGGGAAATTCTCTCCTCAAAGATGATTCTGAATCTGAATGAACCGTCAGTTATTAAGCAGACAGACTGGATAAAACCGGTTAAATATGTAGGCATCTGGTGGGAGATGCATGTGGGTACCGCTTCCTGGAATTACTCGGATGTGAACAATGTAAAGATAGACGGGACTGACTGGAAATCACTGAAGCCGAACGGAAGGCACGGAGCAACAACTGAGCGGACAAAGATATATATTGATTTTGCCGCTAAGCACGGATTTGACGCGGTGCTGGTTGAAGGATGGAATGTCGGCTGGGAGGACTGGTTCGGCAACTGGAAAGAAAACGTATTTGATTTTGTTACTCCCTATCCTGATTTTGATGTTGAGGAAGTACAGCGCTACGCGGCTTCAAAAGGAGTGAAGATGATCATGCATCATGAGACATCAGCCTCAGCTACAAACTACGAACGCAGAATGGATGAAGCTTTCCGCTTTATGAAGAAACACGGCTATGACGCGGTAAAGACAGGATATGTTGGGAGAATTATTCCCCGGGGTGAATACCATGACGGACAGTGGATGGTAAATCACTATATACACACCGCGAAAAAAGCTGCTGAATACGGGATTATGGTGAATGCCCATGAATCCGTCCGCCCGACCGGACTGCACCGCACTTACCCGAACTGGATAGCAAATGAAGCAGCAAGAGGCAATGAGTTTAATGCATGGAGTTCCGGTAATCCCCCTTCACATGAGACTATTCTGCCATTTACGCGCCTGATGGGAGGGCCTATGGATTATACCCCCGGTATTTTTGAAACCAAAATGAGTTTTTATTTCCCCGAAAAGAAAGAACAGGTGCACACAACTCTGGTAAAACAGCTTGCGCTTTATGTCACCATGTATAGCCCGCTTCAGATGGCAGCCGACTTCCCTGAAAACTATGAGCGGTACCCGGATGCTTTTCAGTTCATTAAAGATGTGCCTGCTGACTGGGATGATACAAAAATCCTTAATGCTGAGCCGGGAGACTATATAACAATTGCCAGAAAAGAAAAGGGGAGTAATGCCTGGTACCTGGGCGCAATTACCGATGAGAATTCCAGAACAATGAATCTGCCGCTGGATTTTCTTGACAGGGATGTCATATATACTGCTGTTATATATGCGGATGGCAAAGACGCGCATTGGGACGCAAACCCCAAATCATACACCATCACGAAGAAAAAGGTGAAATCCGGCGAACAGCTTGAACTAAGACTTGCTCCTGGCGGCGGTGCTGCAGTCCAATTTCTTTCCGGAGAGTAA